The genomic interval CTGATGATGCGAACTGGGTAGTTGTAGATCTTGTTCCCGTAGAAACGCTTAAAAACCCAGTTACCCTGGAACAGGTTAAAGCTGAAGAAAGTCTTAAAGATATTTCCTTAGTCAGACAGGGCCGTTTGTCAGTGATGGAGCTTAAAGCTACTGAATTTGATAAGATCCTGGAAATGGGAAGCTAAGCAGAAATTTCAGCTTTTACCATTTTTTTGCTGGCCAGCAGGCCTATGCTCATCACTAAGCTTGAACCTAATACCACAAGGAACAGGAAAGAAGTGCCGATCTCCGGCAGTCTTAATGACGGAGGTAAATTATAATATAATAAAATACTGATCAGTCCGCGGGGAGCAATGACGCTCTCCGTCCCACTGTTCTCTTTTCTGAATAGCTTTAAATAGATGATCCTGATCAGGTAAATAGTCATCAGAATGAAGACACCGTTCATCAGGGTAATCCCATTGTTCAGTTCATAGATATTCATGGTAAAACCAAAAATTACAAAGAAAAAAGTACGGATAATAAAGGCCGTTTCAGCAGATAACTGATGCAGCTGTTCCAGATCTTTCGATAAATTTTTATAAATAAACATACTTCTGAAATAGAAATGTTCAATTGCGTCGGCATTGTTTAAGAATAATCCAAAAGAAAGTACCAGTACCAATGAAGATAAGTGATAAGACTGGCCTACAGCATATACAAGGATCAGGATGGAAATAATCAGGAAGAATTTAATATGATGAGAGATCTTTCCCATCAAATATAGAAGCAGGATGCAGGAGATGATGGAAAGTATGATAATCAATAGCGTGCTTAGTCCTAATCCTGTGAAAGAAGAAATAGAGATATGTGGATTGGTCACTGCAAAATTGAACAGTATAATTCCCAGAATATCTGAAAATGAGGACTCGTAGATAATAAATTCCTTGCTTTTACCGGTCAGCGCAGCAGCAGAGGGAATGGCAATCGCTGAACTGATGACACTGAAAGGAATCGCATTGGTGAAGCAGCGATAGAAGTCCTGCCCGGTGATTTGGTAAATGATCAGCGTAATTGCGGAAACCGTTGCAGCCAGAATAAAAAAAGCCGAGAGAAAAGCTCCTCTGATCAGCTTATTCTTTTCCCGCTCATATTTTAATTCCAGTGCTCCTTCAAAAACAATTAAGATCAGGCCCACTGTACCCAGTGTTGGCAATACTTTTAAGAAATCGAAAGTTTGAATGTGCAGCTGATCTACCAGAACATGCAAACCAATTCCCAGTAAAAGAAGCAATAGTACGGAGGGGAGCTTTGTTTTGCTCGCTACTAAATCAAAGAGATAAGAAAATATGACCAGTCCGCTCAGAATAATCAATGTAGTGTACGTGGTCATATTATTCGTTTAAATGGCCTGGTTATTCGTTGAAGAATAAAGCCTTTAGTTCAATAGCGTCATTGGCTTTCATTTTGCCGGCTAAGATCAAACGTAATTGTCTTCTTCTTAATGCACCTGCATATAATTCAATCTCATCTTCTGTTTCAGGTAACAGTTCAGGAACAGGAATTGTTCTGCCACTCTGGTCAACTGCTACAAAAGTATAATAAGCTTCATTAGATTTAACACGGGTTCCTGAAGGAATATTTTCAGCCCAGACATCCATACGTACTTCTACAGAAGTATGAAAAGCACGGGTTACTTTCGCTTCAATGGTAATTACATCTCCTAATTTAATAGGCTGTTTGAATGATACATTATCTACTGAAGCAGTAACGACAATCCGGTTACAATGTTTTTGTGCTGAAATCGCAGCAGCGATATCCATCCAGTGCAGTAACCGGCCACCCATTAAATTGTTTAGCGTATTGGTGTCATTGGGTAGAACCAATTCGTTCATAACCGTGAACGAATTTTTAGGATTTTTTACTATTGTGCTCATATTACTGCAAAAGTAAACAAAATGTGAGACTTCATGTTATCCTATTGTTTCCACCTAATTAATAAGCAATTTTATATATGAGTAACCAAACGCTGATCCAGTATTTTCACTGGTACTATGACGAAGAACAGAAATTATGGCAAAAAGCTACAGAACAGGCTCCTGCGCTAAAAGAAATTGGGATTACCGGCGTTTGGTTCCCGCCAGCCTATAAATCTACAGCAGGTGCAGATTCTGTAGGGTACGATTGCTACGACCTGTTCGATTTAGGTGAATTTGATCAGAAAAACAGTGTGCCGACTAAATATGGTACTAAAGATGAATACCTGCAAGCCGTCAATGCTTTACATGAACAGCAGATTATGGTGCTCGCAGACGTAGTTTTTAACCATAAAGCAGGAGCCGATGAGCTGGAAAAGATAGCTGTACGCAGAGTTGACGAAAATAACAGAGAAGAATATACTTCAGACGTTTTTGAAATTGAAGCCTGGACTAAGTTTACTTTCCCCGGTAGAAAAGGAAAATATTCTGAGTTTATCTGGGATAAAAGCTGTTTCAGCGGAATCGACTGGGCTGAGGATTTACAGGAAACTTCCATATTCTCTATACAAAATGAATATGGAGAAGGTTGGGAAGATGTACCTTCTGATGAATTGGGCAACTACGATTACCTGATGTTTAATGATATTGAATTCAGAAACCAGGCTGTTCGTGAAGAATTGAAAAGATGGGGAGAATGGTATTATGAAACTAGCGGGGTAGATGGTTTCCGTTTAGATGCGGTGAAACATATAGCGACAGATTATCTGAATGAGTGGCTGGACCACATGAATGCAAAGTTTGATAAGCAATTCTTTATTATAGCTGAGAACTGGGTGGTGGATGATGTGATGAAACTGAGGAGTTATATTGATCTTACTGAAGGTAGAATGCAGTTATTTGATTCGATGTTACACCTTAACTTTCATACCGCAGCTGATGCCGGAGATGCTTATGACCTGAGTAAGATATTTGAAAATACACTAGTAGAGTCTCATCCGCAATTGTCAATTACATTTGTCGATAACCATGATTCACAGCCCTTACAAGACTTGGAGACCTATGTTGATTTCTGGTTTCGTCCATTAGCTTATGCCTTAATCCTTTTAAGAGAGCAGGGGATACCTTGCGTATTTTATACGGATTTATATGGCGCGAAATATACGGATCATGATGATAAGGGGAACGAAGCGGAAGTTGAGCTTGTTGCGCTGGAAAGCCTTCCTTTAATGACCAAATTGCGCAGAGATCTGGCTTACGGTTTTCAACGTGATTATCTGGATCATCCGAACTGCATCGGCTGGACAAGAGAGGGAATACCAGAGCTTGAAAATTCGGGTATTGCAGTGGTACTCAGTAATGGTGAGCAAGGTATTAAGAAAATGGAAATGGGGATAGGCCATGCCGGCAAAACATTCATCGATGTATTCGGTTACAGAAAAGAAGAAGTGACAATCGATGAAAATGGCTGGGCTGAATTCTTTTGTGAAGCCGGAAGTGTTTCTGCCTGGATTATAAAAGTGATTTAAAAACGTATATTATTTTTTCTGCAGATTATTAAACAGGCTGTATCCGATGAGTTCATCCCATCTGCTGCCTGGTCTGCGGAAATATACGAAAGCCTGGTAAGTGTTTTCAGTTTCAAAGAAAGAACCTTCCAAAACGGTATAGTCTACATTTCCTGTGGTATTATCTTTCCATACATACTGATAATCATATAAGCCCTGTTTCAAATAAATGCTGCCATAATACTTCTTTTGAGCAGCTACATAACTCAGTTTATTCCCTTCAGTAAGCGTAAAATTATTAAACCTGCCAACTACATAAATATCACCATCTTTACCCGGAGCAACTGTATTTAAGCTGAACTGTATATGTCCGTAATCGCTATCAGTATCATTGTCTATGTTATCCTGGTTGCGGATAAAAAACGCGCCGTTCTCATCAATTTGCTGAGTGTATTTCGGAGCTGTACCATTCAGATCTGTGAATAAAACCACATTGTTGGTACTATCCGTAAAAAGATCCTGTACATGTTCACCTTTGTAACGCACGCTGCGGAAATCAAATTTCCTGAATTCATTGCTGCCTGGAAAATCATTTCCATCCAGATCATTGTAAATCAGAGAGCCCGGTTTAACATAAGTAGGTTTGGTATTCAGTTTTGCAGTAAGCGGATTGCCATTCTGCATCAATACCAACTTAATATCCTGATAAGGATTCTGGATTGGGTTGGTGTGAAGAATATTAATATTTACCTTTTGATGGCTGAATCTTAAAGACACCTCATTGCTGGGAATCAAATCAGATTGAATATTGACCTGTGGGTCGGTTATATAAAAACGTTGTGACAATACTGGTCTGTTCACATCACCATTTTCATAAACCTTTAAGAGGTAATTGCCTGAAATCTTAGGCTTTACCTGATCATTTGGAAAGGTAAGTGAATAATGGGTAAACTTTTGAAGTGTTTTAGAAGAATAAGCGTAATCAATGATGCGGTCTTCATTCATCCCATCCAGATAGTCCAGGACAGATAAATTAGAAGATTTCCAGTCATAGGTACAATGTTCTACCGTATACCAGTAGTTTTTGCTTCCACCTCTCAGATCATCAAAAGAAAAACTCAGTTTTTCTGAAGTTCCTAAAGCGATTACCGGGATAGATTGCTCTTTTTGTGTATTGTAAAGCTGTACAGTTTTGATTTGCGAAGAATAGACTTTGTTATCGTACGTAAATTTTTGCTGTGCCTGCAAAGTTTGCAGACTAAACAAACATAAAAAGAGCAATATTCCGGTTCTGATCATTTTTATTATTCTAATTCCATGATTTCTGCTGCAAGAACTTCCCATTTATTCTGAGCAGTATCTAATAACTGTTTTGCACTCTGATATCTTTTATTGGCTTCAGCAAGTTTTGCCTGATCTGCGTAAACTGATTCATCAGCAAGTTCAGTTTCAATAGCCTTTACATTTTTTTCTAACTCAACAGTTTCCAGTTCGACTTTCTGTAACTGATCATTCAGCTTTTTCAATTGTTGCTGACTGCTTACTGTAACAGGTTTCGGCTCCGCTTTAGGCTTCACTTCTTTCTCTTGTTTTACAGGAATGCTTTTGGCAACCGGAATTTCTCTTTTACTATTCCATACTTCATACTCTGCATAAGTTCCAGGGTATTGTTTGATTTGTTCTTCTTCGATAAACCAGATTTTGTTGGCTACGTTATCTAAGAAATACCTGTCATGGGATACTGCAATGAATGTTCCCTCGAATTGTTTCAGGGCCTGGATCAGGATATTTACTGATTGGATGTCCAGGTGATTTGTTGGCTCATCCAGAATCAGGAAGTTGGAATCTGTCGTTAACGACTTCGCCAAAGCAACCCTTGATTTCTCACCTCCGGAAAGGACTTTAATTTTTTTAAATACATCATCTCCAGTAAAAAGGAAACAGCCCAGAATAGAACGAAGCTCAGTATCTGTATGTTTAGGAGCGAAAGCCTGTAACTCTTCCAGAATAGTATTACCCAGGTGTAAAGACTCTAACTGGTGCTGTGCAAAGAAAGTAGTCGTTACATTATGTCCCGTTTCACAAGATCCTTCGAAAGCTTCCACACCAGCAACCATTCTCAATAAGGTAGACTTACCCTTACCATTGGCACCAATTAAAGCAATTTTATCTCCTTTTTCAATGACAGCTTCTGCATTTTCCAGAATGTCAATGTTAGGATATCTCTTGGTAGCGTTCTCGATGCGGATTACGTGACGGCCAGAAGGCTTGGTAAATTTAAAGCTGAAGTTTACAGTAGGGTTATCATCATCCACATCGTCTACACGCTCCATTTTATCCAGTGCTTTCATCCGGGATTGCGCCATTTTAGCCTTACTCGCTTTAGCTCTGAAACGTTCAATCAGTTTTTCTTCCTGTTTGATTTTGGCCTGCTGATTCTTGAATTCTCCTTTTTGGATTTCTCCACGTAAAGATTTCTCTTCCAGGTAGTAGGTGTAGTTACCAGCATAGGTCGTTAATTTTCCTTTGCGGGATTCCACTGTACGGTTTACAATTTTATCAAGGAAGTACCTGTCGTGAGATACAATTACAATCGCCCCTTCAAATCCTGCCAGGTAAGTCTCTAACCATTTAATGGAAGGTAAATCCATGTGGTTGGTCGGCTCATCCAGTAACAGGATGTCGGGAGTCTGTAACAGAATCTTCGCAAGCATTACACGCATTCTCCATCCTCCGGAGAAAGTATTCAGCGGACGATGCTGATCGGCAGTGCTGAATCCTAAACCAGCAAGGATCTCATTTGCTTTATATTCAATGTTATAACCATCCAATGCTTCAAACTCCTGTTGCTTATCGCTCAGTTTGTTTAATACATCTTCAGAATAATCTGTTTCTATCTTTTTTAAGAGTTCTTCAATTTCATCATGTATCTGGTTCTGGCGCTCAAAAGCCTCCATGGCCACATGTAAAATGGTATGGTGAGATTCATACGAAAGTAAATCCTGGTTCAAATAGCCTATTTTTAAATCTTTAGACATTGAAATTGACCCGGATGAGGGTGCGTATTCTCCTACTATTATTTTTAAAAGTGTAGATTTTCCAGTTCCATTGGCACCAATAAGGCCAATTCTTTCTCCCGGTTTGATGTGCCAGTTCGCCTCGTCGTATAAAGCCCGGGAACCTATAAGGAATGTTAAGTCGTTTATCGAAATCATGTTGGGTGCAAAAATACAATTTTTAGGCGCATATTGTTTGAACACAGTGCATATAGCAGAGGATTTCTACGTTTTAATTACAAGTTCATGCAAATTTTGTCTCAAAAGATGAATACAGCAATTGTAATCCTATGAAATCGTTCCTATCTTCGCACTCATGTATCGTTTAATCAAGCCTTTATTTTTTAAATTTGACCCAGAGAAAGTTCATTACTTCGTAGTTCAGCGACTCAAATGGTTTCATGAACACTTCCCTTTAGGCAAAACTATCATCAGAAGTAGTTTTGATATTCATATCAAAGGACTGGAACGTGAAGTTTTTGGTATCAAATTCAGAAATCCAGTAGGTCTTGCCGCAGGTTTTGATAAAAATGGAGAATACGTTGAAGCATTAAGTGACCTTGGATTCGGATTTATCGAAGTAGGGACGGTGACACCTTTGCCTCAGCCCGGAAATGATCAGCCCAGAATGTTCAGATTGACTGAAGATGAGGCGATCATCAACAGAATGGGTTTCAATAATAAAGGAGTAGATACCCTGGCAGAACGTTTACGGGTATTGAAGCTGAAAGATAAAAGTATAGTGATTGGCGGAAACATCGGGAAAAATAAAAATACACCCAATGAAGATGCTGTTTCTGATTATGTGAAATGTTTCGACCGTTTATTTGATGTGGTAGATTATTTTGTAGTCAATGTCAGTTCTCCGAATACACCGGGCTTAAGAGCTTTGCAAGAAAAAGAACCATTGACCTTACTGCTGAAAACTTTACAGGAGCGCAACCATAAAAATGGGATATCCAGGCCTGTTTTATTAAAAATTGCCCCTGATCTGACCAATGAACAACTGGATGATATTGTAGAGATTGTGATGGAAGCTGGTATTGCCGGCGTAATTGCGACTAATACCACTATTGACCGTACAGGTTTAACTACAGCGGCAGAAATAGCAAATGAAACAGGAGGATTAAGTGGTAAGCCTTTAACTGTACGCTCCACAGAAGTGATCAGGTATTTGTCTCAGAAATCAAATAAAGCATTTCCAATTATAGGAGTAGGAGGAATTCATTCTCCGCAGGATGCCAAAGATAAAATCGAAGCTGGTGCTTCACTGGTACAATTGTATACTGGTTTCATCTATGAAGGGCCTGGTATCGTGAAAAGAATCTGTAAAGCATTGGTTTAACAACCAATGCCTGTTAAAAAATAAGGCTTGTGCAAAAATATCCGGCATAAAAAAAACCTTTCTGATTTCAGAAAGGTTTTTTTTATGCTTTTAACTTTAGAACTTATGCTCTTAAAGCTGCAGAAAGTTGATCTAATAAAAGATTGTTTTTAGCTAACTGATCTTTTTTAGGTTGTTGTGAACGACTACCTAATTCAATGTTTGTAGCTAGTTTCAAAGTTTTAACCTCTAAACGTGAAGTTGTTTTATTCTTTCTGTCTTTTCTTTTTAGTCTTGTAACTGCCATGGTCTTAACCTTTAGTTTTTTTATTTAATATAAATCTGAGGTCGAGAGCGGATTCGAACCGCTGTACGAGGTTTTGCAGACCTCTGCCTAGCCACTCGGCCACTCGACCTGTTTTGAATTCAGGTTGCAAAAATAGCAATTAATACTTAACCTGCAATTTATTTCTGAAAATTTCTGCTAATATCTGCACAAAAAATTGCTGCCGACACCGCAACGTTCAATGACTCAGCCTCTCCGACTCTTGGAATCGTTACCGGATTATTAATTAGAATATTCACTTCATCACTCACACCCTGCCCTTCATTGCCTAAAATGACAAGGCCTTCAGTTCCCCATTTTGTTTCATAAAGACTATTCCCATTCAGCATTGCACCAAAAACAGGAAGCTTAATATCTTTCAGCCAGACCGGCAATTCCTGATAACTCACATTCACCCTGCACAAAGAACCCATAGTTGCCTGTACAGTTTTCGGATTATAAACTTCTACCGTGTTTAAAGAACAGATTACATTTTTAAATCCAAACCAGTCCGCGGTTCTGATAATTGTCCCCAGGTTCCCCGGATCTTGTATACCATCCAGGACAAGAGAGAAACGGCCATGCAGTGTACTTTTATCAAAGTCAGCAGTTTCAGGAATATGAACCAGTGCCAGAATGCCTTGTGGGGCCTGTAAAGTACTTATCTTCTCTAATTCGGCATTGTTTACTTCAAATAACTTTATATTTGAAGGTAATTTAGGTAGTAAAGACTGATATTGGGCCAGAAAATAGATGCTATGAATCTGGTAAGCTGAAGGAATGAATTCTACTATTGATTTTATTCCTTCAATAATAAATAGCCCATGCGCTTTGCGGTACTTTTTTTGATGTAACGATTTTATAAAACTTATCTGAGACTTTGAAAGCATATTCAATTTGTAAAAAGAAATTCCAGTTTCCCGCAATATTACTATTTATTATTCTTTTTGCTGCTGCCTGTTCCTCTACAAAATTTATTGAGAGCAATCAATCGATAGTAAAAGTAGTTCAAATAGATAGTATTCCTTCCAGGTATAAAGAAGAGGCGATGAATTATATTCAGAAAGATATTCGTCCTGCATCCCGCCTTGGAATTAATGTTGGGCTGTACAATATGTTTTATACCTTATTCAAGACAAAAGCGGTAGGTAAAAAAGCACCTGTACTGGATAGTACACTGGTGGAAATTTCCAGAGGTCAGGTTGAAAAGTATCTGATGAGCAAGGGCTATTTTATGGCAAAAGTCAGAACAGAAATCAAAGTGAAAAATCAGCGTGCACAAGTCGATTTTATCGCCACTCCGGGGCCTGCTTTTTTTATAGGAAAAGTAACGACTACTATTCCTGATCCGGCTGTCAGAAAGTTGTATAAAGAGGATAAATCGTTTAATAGTCATTTGCATGAAGGCGTTCAATATGATGATGACTCTCTTTCGGTTGAACGGGAGCAGATTTATACCATGATGAAAGAGCATGGTTATTATGACTTCTCCAGGCCTTATGTAAGATTTGAGGTAGATTCTACCCTAAACAAGAGCCGGGCGAATGTGGCGCTGTTTATCGATACTCCTGCAAATAAGGGAAGTCACACGCAATATATGATTGGAGAAACCAATATATTGGTTGCGCCCTCAACAGATGGTTTTACCGATTCAATCACCTTAAACCCACGTATTTTCAGGGGTATTCGTTATACTGATTTATCGAAACGTTTCAGAAGAAACCCAATTGTCAGATATGATTTCTTAAAACAAGGGGAGGTTTATGATGTCAATAAAGAGACTTTAACCTATGACCGTTTATATGAGCTGAACGTTTTTAAAAACGTGAAGATCGAATATGTAAAATCCAAAGACAGTGCAAATATTCTGAATCCGCTGATTCAGTTAACGCCACAGAAGCGGATGAGTAACCGCGTAGAGGGGGAAGTTCCTTTTAATGCCGGTACAGTAGGGTTTACCCTGAGCAATACTTATACGAATAATAATATTTTCAGAGGAGCAGAACGTTTTGAATTCCAGGTAAAAGGTGGGCTTCAGTCCAGAATCGGACAAGGAGGATCATTGTTCAGTGATATTTATCAGCGGGATTTCTCTGTGAGCGCTAACCTGGCAATACCAAGGTTGATGGTTCCATTCAGTATTCCTTTAATGGGTAGAAATGGGATGCCAACCACCACGTTTTCCAGTAGTTATATCTATTCGCTGCAAAAAGATTTCTTTGTACGCCGGGCATTGCTGAATTCCATTACTTATGAATGGGTAGAGACGAAATCGAAACTGCATTCCTTTACCCCGCTCAATTTTGAATACAGGTTTGGAGGATTATTGATTGATACGACTACTTTAGAAGGAAGAACTACTTTTCTGAATAATATTTATAATATCAACCTGCTGACCAGAAAAGATCTGACGATAGGGATGAAATATGCCTATTCCCTGAATGCAAATAAACTGCTTCTCAATAAAAGCTTTATTTATTTCCGCGGAAATATTGATATCGCTGGTAATATGCTGGATGGGATCTCCAGGATTATTGATACGAAGCATGATCCTTCTAAAGGTGATTATGCGAAGATTCTGGGTTTACCTTTTAACCAGTATGTGCGTCCCGAAGTCGATATACGCTGGTATAAAAGTTTAGGTTTGGACAGACAATTTATAGCACGTATCAACGGAGGTGTAGGGGTTGCTTATGGTAACTCAGTAGCCGTTCCTTTTGAAAAATTATTCTTTGCTGGTGGTGCCAGCGGAGTCAGAGCGTGGCAGGCCAGAACGCTGGGTCCGGGTAATTATAACCGCGGAATCAGTTTGCCTACGGAACAGCAGCGGAGAATATCCTATGGTATAGATCAGTTGGGACAAATGCATATTGAAGCTAACCTGGAGTACCGTTATAAATTAATTAATAACTTTTTTGGTGCGAAGCTTAAAGGTGCCGTATTCCTGGATGCTGGTAACATATGGAATATATCTCCGGGCAATCCAAATCCTGAGACCTATTTTAATTTTAAAAACCTGGGCAATCAGATTGGTGTAGGTACCGGTGTGGGATTCAGATATGATTTACAATATTTTGTATTCAGATTTGATGTTGGTCTGAAGTTGAGAGATCCCCAGTTTGAACCTAAAAATCAGTGGGTGATTGAGAAATTGTTTAGCGGAAGGAAAGAGTTTCAGGATGCTTATAAGCTGGCTAACAGCCCGGATACTTACCGGTTTTTCCAATACAACTTTGGTATAGGATTGCCATTCTAAAAAATGCATAAAAAAACAGGGTATATCAATTGATATACCCTGTTTTTTTATGCATCAGATAACCTTAAAATGCCCTTTTCAAAGTGTCAAATATGGTTTCAAAGAAAGTAGAAAGGTTCAGGCCATTGCTGTGGTTAAAGTAGATAAAGATCAATAAGATAACCACTGCATAAATAATCAGTTTACGGAAGGCAAAAGCAATGAAAACCAGCAATACAGGGAAAAGAATCATCCAGATGCTATTGATCGTGAACGGGTTCAGGTTTCCTTCTTTTTTATAGACATAAAGCAATTTACTGTGTGTGCCTTTATCATTCTGATGTTTTACATAAACAAAAGCTGATTTATCAATTTGCAAAGGCAGAATAGCTACGCCATCATTGAATTTTAAAGTTTGTGTAAAACCACTTACCGTAAAGGTATAAAGGCCATTAATTTTTTCCAGCGGACGATCAAGCGAATCGGCAGCAATAATGGCGAGTTTGCTGTTTTTGAGTAAGCTTTCTTTAACGATGAAATTGTCGATGTCTGACTTTTGAGCATAGCCAGCGCTGGAAATCAGCAGGAATAATAAACAGTAATATATTGTTTTCATTTTTCTTGATATAGTTTTATTCAGGAGCAGGCACCTTATGATTTTACTCAATGGAGCGCTTATTATATATGAGATACCCCAAATGTAGTAAAACGCCGTTTCTTTTTATCGGATCATCATATAAATTATAACTCAGGCTGACCGGGCCGACCGGTGTGTGGTAAACCAGGCCTGCTGTTCCCGCATAATGAATATGGTTAAATGTCGGACTGTTTTTTACATCCTGAAATCCATTCTGAGTAATTTCCTGGTAAGGCAGAAATAGAAATGCTTCTACTCTGAGGTCTAAGTTCTTGCGGATCTTGTAAATGTTTTTTAAGCCTCCTGCCAGATAAGTACTCGCCCTGAATTTTTCCAGGAATAAAGATCTGCTGTCCTGTAACGGATAAAATGCTGGAGCAGCCAGCAACGTGGAATAGTAGTTTGAAAACAGCGGCTGATTCGATATTACTCCCTCTAACAGGTATCCAAGGGTGTACCTGCCTTTGTGAAAGAAATAATTTTCATCACTTAATTTAGCATTAAACCAGGCTCTGTGTTTTTCGTTTTGCTCGATATCTGCTAAAATCCCGCTATTTCTGGAAATATTACCGGGGGTATAAGTTTCCACACCATTGAAATAATTAACACTGAGCAGGAAATTCCTGCCACGTGTAGCATATTGTTTCCGGTTAAAAGTATGCTGTTCGAAAGCTACCGTAGTTCTGGATCCGTTAAAAACAGTTTTATCTAAAATGTCACCAATATTAAATGAATTGGTAGGACTATAATGATCATTGTTATTGATAAATGAAGTGCTGAGCGTGATCCTGGTATTGCGGTTCAATGGGATTCCTGCTTTAAGTTCAATCTTTCTGTCCGACTGCTCAATGTAAGTTGGATGTGGATTCTCAATGAAAATCTGGCTGGTATTATAGAAATTAAAGTGGTTATAAGTCATTTCCCCACTTAAAAAGAAAGGTAATTTTGAAGGATAATCAATGCGGCCATTGAGTTGAACAGACTCATAAAAACGACCCGAATAAAAATTTGTACCGAAAGTATAAGCTTTGCGGTCGAGATAGTTATACTGCAAACCCAGAAATACATTACTGATTGGCCGGCTGGAAATATTACCACCAAAATCAAGCTTAAAACTTCTTTTGGGTTTAGCGATAATTCCGAAAATATAATTATCAGATTCAGGATTGTAGGTTATTTTCGGGTAAATGGTTTCAAAAGTCTCATCGGCCACCAGTTTATAATAACCCTGTTTGATGTCTGCCAGATTAAAGGTTGGTTTATCGCTTTTAAACAAGCGTTCGATATAACGTTTCTGCTGGCTGTTTACACCCGTTACTTCCACATCACTAAATACCAGCTGCGGTTTTTTGTTGTTAAAAATGCTTCTTTTGAGCGCGAGTTCTTCTTTGCTGACCCTGCGTTGTAC from Pedobacter sp. WC2423 carries:
- a CDS encoding quinone-dependent dihydroorotate dehydrogenase, which produces MYRLIKPLFFKFDPEKVHYFVVQRLKWFHEHFPLGKTIIRSSFDIHIKGLEREVFGIKFRNPVGLAAGFDKNGEYVEALSDLGFGFIEVGTVTPLPQPGNDQPRMFRLTEDEAIINRMGFNNKGVDTLAERLRVLKLKDKSIVIGGNIGKNKNTPNEDAVSDYVKCFDRLFDVVDYFVVNVSSPNTPGLRALQEKEPLTLLLKTLQERNHKNGISRPVLLKIAPDLTNEQLDDIVEIVMEAGIAGVIATNTTIDRTGLTTAAEIANETGGLSGKPLTVRSTEVIRYLSQKSNKAFPIIGVGGIHSPQDAKDKIEAGASLVQLYTGFIYEGPGIVKRICKALV
- a CDS encoding spore protein produces the protein MAVTRLKRKDRKNKTTSRLEVKTLKLATNIELGSRSQQPKKDQLAKNNLLLDQLSAALRA
- a CDS encoding TrmH family RNA methyltransferase: MLSKSQISFIKSLHQKKYRKAHGLFIIEGIKSIVEFIPSAYQIHSIYFLAQYQSLLPKLPSNIKLFEVNNAELEKISTLQAPQGILALVHIPETADFDKSTLHGRFSLVLDGIQDPGNLGTIIRTADWFGFKNVICSLNTVEVYNPKTVQATMGSLCRVNVSYQELPVWLKDIKLPVFGAMLNGNSLYETKWGTEGLVILGNEGQGVSDEVNILINNPVTIPRVGEAESLNVAVSAAIFCADISRNFQK
- a CDS encoding BamA/TamA family outer membrane protein, producing the protein MKAYSICKKKFQFPAILLFIILFAAACSSTKFIESNQSIVKVVQIDSIPSRYKEEAMNYIQKDIRPASRLGINVGLYNMFYTLFKTKAVGKKAPVLDSTLVEISRGQVEKYLMSKGYFMAKVRTEIKVKNQRAQVDFIATPGPAFFIGKVTTTIPDPAVRKLYKEDKSFNSHLHEGVQYDDDSLSVEREQIYTMMKEHGYYDFSRPYVRFEVDSTLNKSRANVALFIDTPANKGSHTQYMIGETNILVAPSTDGFTDSITLNPRIFRGIRYTDLSKRFRRNPIVRYDFLKQGEVYDVNKETLTYDRLYELNVFKNVKIEYVKSKDSANILNPLIQLTPQKRMSNRVEGEVPFNAGTVGFTLSNTYTNNNIFRGAERFEFQVKGGLQSRIGQGGSLFSDIYQRDFSVSANLAIPRLMVPFSIPLMGRNGMPTTTFSSSYIYSLQKDFFVRRALLNSITYEWVETKSKLHSFTPLNFEYRFGGLLIDTTTLEGRTTFLNNIYNINLLTRKDLTIGMKYAYSLNANKLLLNKSFIYFRGNIDIAGNMLDGISRIIDTKHDPSKGDYAKILGLPFNQYVRPEVDIRWYKSLGLDRQFIARINGGVGVAYGNSVAVPFEKLFFAGGASGVRAWQARTLGPGNYNRGISLPTEQQRRISYGIDQLGQMHIEANLEYRYKLINNFFGAKLKGAVFLDAGNIWNISPGNPNPETYFNFKNLGNQIGVGTGVGFRYDLQYFVFRFDVGLKLRDPQFEPKNQWVIEKLFSGRKEFQDAYKLANSPDTYRFFQYNFGIGLPF
- a CDS encoding patatin-like phospholipase family protein, producing MICLKKIFLGLLCFCTFQANAQKVGLVLSGGGAKGLAHIGTLKALEENHIPIDYITGTSMGGIVGALYAAGYSPEQIEKIALTTDFQDWVSGRFKSDYSFFFQKSSSNASLITAKLSVDTALRVNFRSNLVNDIPLNFALIELLSQASAIAKDNFNNLFVPYRCMVSDIFSQTSISVKSGSLAEAVRATMTVPMIYRPIKLDNKYVFDGGLYNNFPADVMQKEFKPDYIIGANVSSKNFKEYPKTGDERLINRLMLFMFLSKSDSTLVGKNGIYIQPDLRDFNSSNFNPVAELIKQGYDATMADMPRILKSVQRRVSKEELALKRSIFNNKKPQLVFSDVEVTGVNSQQKRYIERLFKSDKPTFNLADIKQGYYKLVADETFETIYPKITYNPESDNYIFGIIAKPKRSFKLDFGGNISSRPISNVFLGLQYNYLDRKAYTFGTNFYSGRFYESVQLNGRIDYPSKLPFFLSGEMTYNHFNFYNTSQIFIENPHPTYIEQSDRKIELKAGIPLNRNTRITLSTSFINNNDHYSPTNSFNIGDILDKTVFNGSRTTVAFEQHTFNRKQYATRGRNFLLSVNYFNGVETYTPGNISRNSGILADIEQNEKHRAWFNAKLSDENYFFHKGRYTLGYLLEGVISNQPLFSNYYSTLLAAPAFYPLQDSRSLFLEKFRASTYLAGGLKNIYKIRKNLDLRVEAFLFLPYQEITQNGFQDVKNSPTFNHIHYAGTAGLVYHTPVGPVSLSYNLYDDPIKRNGVLLHLGYLIYNKRSIE